One Triticum dicoccoides isolate Atlit2015 ecotype Zavitan chromosome 5B, WEW_v2.0, whole genome shotgun sequence genomic window carries:
- the LOC119306019 gene encoding thaumatin-like protein 1b, producing the protein MMSMAAAGDKSNGASSTYSMCRQLTKLFPLHLTIVLLLGVATNGRPEAAGARSFNFHNACAHPVWVGALNGATSPRLARTGFYLAPGATDALAAPSSGAWSGNFWARTGCAVDASTGRLACATADCGTGDVACAGRGPAPPVTLAEITLAAPGGGGQDFYDVSLVDGFNLPLSIAPDNNGDGGACHAAACAGDVNAVCPSDLRVVSGSGEVVACKSACNAYGSARYCCTGDYGTPAKCGPTNYSRVFKAACPAAYSYAYDDASSTFTCAGAASYHITFCPVT; encoded by the coding sequence ATGATGTCGATGGCCGCCGCCGGCGATAAAAGCAATGGAGCTTCTTCCACCTACAGCATGTGCAGGCAGCTGACCAAACTCTTTCCTCTCCACCTGACCATCGTCCTTCTCCTCGGCGTCGCCACCAACGGTCGGCCGGAGGCGGCGGGTGCGAGGTCGTTCAACTTCCACAACGCGTGCGCGCACCCGGTGTGGGTGGGCGCTCTCAACGGCGCCACATCGCCGCGGCTCGCCCGCACCGGCTTCTACCTCGCCCCCGGCGCCACTGACGCCCTCGCCGCCCCGTCCTCCGGTGCCTGGTCCGGCAACTTCTGGGCGCGCACCGGCTGCGCCGTCGACGCCTCCACGGGCCGCCTCGCCTGCGCTACCGCCGACTGTGGCACCGGCGATGTCGCCTGCGCCGGCCGCGGGCCCGCCCCGCCCGTCACGCTCGCTGAGATCACCCTCGCCGCCCCGGGCGGAGGAGGCCAGGACTTCTACGACGTCAGCCTCGTCGACGGCTTTAACCTGCCCCTCTCCATCGCGCCCGACAACAATGGGGACGGCGGTGCCTGCCACGCCGCGGCGTGCGCGGGCGACGTGAACGCGGTGTGCCCGTCGGACCTGCGCGTGGTGTCCGGCTCCGGCGAGGTGGTGGCGTGCAAGAGCGCGTGCAACGCCTACGGTAGCGCGCGCTACTGCTGCACTGGCGACTACGGCACGCCGGCGAAGTGCGGGCCCACGAACTACTCGCGGGTATTCAAGGCCGCCTGCCCGGCCGCCTACAGCTACGCCTACGACGACGCCAGCTCCACCTTCACCTGCGCCGGCGCCGCCAGCTACCACATCACCTTCTGTCCCGTCACCTGA